A genome region from Piliocolobus tephrosceles isolate RC106 chromosome 8, ASM277652v3, whole genome shotgun sequence includes the following:
- the LOC111551647 gene encoding 60S ribosomal protein L30-like, whose amino-acid sequence MVAAKKTKKSLESINSRLQLVMKSGKYVLGYKQTLKMIRQGKAKLVILANNCPALRKSEIEYYAMLAKTGVHHYSGNNIELGTACGIYYRVCTLAIIDPGDSDIIRSMPEQTGEK is encoded by the coding sequence atggtggCCGCAAAGAAGACGAAAAAGTCGCTGGAGTCGATCAACTCTAGGCTCCAACTCGTTATGAAAAGTGGGAAGTACGTCCTGGGGTACAAGCAGACTCTGAAGATGATCAGACAAGGCAAAGCGAAATTGGTCATTCTTGCTAACAACTGCCCAGCTTTGAGGAAATCTGAAATAGAGTACTATGCAATGTTGGCTAAAACTGGTGTCCATCACTACAGTGGAAATAATATTGAACTGGGCACAGCATGCGGAATATACTACAGAGTGTGCACACTGGCTATCATTGATCCAGGTGACTCTGACATCATTAGAAGCATGCCAGAACAGACTGGTGAAAAGTAA